AAGAAATTGATTTTTGGCTGGTGAAACAGCCCGCGTTTCTAGACGCACCGGAAATGGCATCAGTGAAAGCGAAATGTCCCCAGCCTGCCGCCGCCATTATCTCAACCAATCCAACCTTCATTACCTGGCTACGCCTGCGGTTAGAATACGTGCTAACGGGTGAATTTCAGGCTCCCTCAACCACCATTCCGGATCCCCTCGCATCTCTAGCCTCTGTGTCCTAAGTGTTGGTGAACGGGTGTGTCTAGGTTGAATCCCTCCTGACCCGTGGGAAACCCGTGTGTATTCTCATCCAGGAGCCGTTTAGCCCAAGGAGACTAGACGAACAGCAATGAGGAGTAAGCATGATTAAACGACATTTAGTTCGCGCTGTCCCCGGTACGGTGGTAGCGTTGGTTGCCCTGGCGATCGCCCCTGGCTTGAGTGGACGGGCGATCGCTCAAGAAACCTATCCAGACTGTCAACCCCCCGATGCCGGGGAATACCTGCTCCTGGTTCAGGGCGACGTTGATACCGCCGCAACCCAAATTCAAGACGCCCTTCCGGAAGAGGTGGATGTCACGGTCTGTAATTATCTGGATAACGTGATCACCCGCGTGGGCGGCTTTACTGATGTCGATACGGCTGCAACCTGGGCTCAGTACCTTTCGGATGTGGGTGGTTTAAGGGCCTACGTTGCCCGTCCACCAGAACCTGCCCCCTCAGAAACCCCGGATGCACCATCTGAGGAACCCCAAGACACAGCGACCCCGGAGGACACACCAGCCGAAACCGAGGAACCGAGCGACGCCGAGCAGCCTGCCGCAGAATCTGCTACCCCAGAGGAGGCTCCCGCAGAGGATACAACGTCCCAAGCGGCTCCTACTGAACCTGTGGCGGTAGTTGCCTTTCCGGCTCCTACGATGACCGAAGAGGCCACGCTAGTCTCAGACGTCACCGAGCCTACAACCGCTGCACCCGAAACACCGGAGGTTCAGCAGCCCTTGACACCCGAAGCCAATCCCGCCACCGCTTCTGAGGTGACTCCCGTGTTTGACCCTAAACTGCTAGGCGATGGGTACGCGGTGCTGGTGGAGTATTTCGATCAACCCGACATTGCGACTCGGTTGCAGGATACCGTGGGGCAGGCGGTGGGTCTAGTGTCCTATAACCAAAAGCCCTATCTATTGGTGTCCCATACCGCCAGCAGTGAAGAAGCAGGAGTACTGCTGCGATCGCTCAGTTCGCAGTTCAACACTATGTTGGTGGATAGCAGTACGGTGGTGTTGCTGAGTCCGGCGATCGCGGTTATTCCGTAACAAATCAGGTTCATGACCGAGATGGAAAAATAGACGAAAGGGCGATCGCTTCTCCCGCAAACACTAGGTCGCCCCTACAGTCCTGTCCTCATTTCCCTCTAGGCCACCCGACCGCCACTGGTGGACGTAGGGGTTCCACTCCTACCCACCGTCCTAACCAACCCTTTGGTTGCTATATGAAGCTTTGTAAGACTCCGCAACGAAGCATGTTGTTCATCGCTGAATTGACAACCTAGCCCCATTACCCAAGTTATGCTGAACATAGCCATCGTTTTGAGTGGTCAATGGGTTTGCCGGACGCCGTCTCCCTCAGCGTCAGGAGGAGGTGCATGATTGATCTTGAAAGGATAGAGGGTGGCGATCGCAATCAGCCGTTCTATCAAAAGGTGATGGCTGTGGGCTCTTTTTTGGTCATTCTAGGCGTATTGCTAGTTGCACTGTGGGGATGTTCCGTTTCTCCCACTACAGATATGACTCAAAGGGTGAGCATGAGTGAAATCACACTGACTCAGGCCGATAACGGCAGGACGATTGATATATGGGTGGGCGATCGCCTTGATGTCAATCTCAGAGAGAACCCGACCACAGGCTTTCAATGGGGCATCGACCAGAATAATGACGAGGTGCTTAGGGTAGAGGGTGCTGAATATATATCACCGACGACTTCACCGATAGGAGGTGCGGGTCAGCGTACCTTTACCTTTATAGGGCAGCAGAGCGGTACCGCCGAACTCCGTCTCAAACTCTGGCGTGAGTGGCAAGGGGAGTCGTCGGTGGTTGAACGATTTACGGTCACGATCCAAGTCCATGATTAGGAAGGGGCAGGGATTCCCTCTGTGGCATGCTACCCCACCCAGTGGCCAAACGATTGACGCTGATTCAATCACTGGAAAGGCTAGACATAAGGAGGATTACGCAGTATTGCTCACACATTTGAAATGCGCGGAATGGGATGGTTACGCGACTATCCGGACTTTCGAGATTACACCATCGAAAAAGATAGCGTTTCACCCAAACTTCAAACCTTAGGACAAACAAAATCGATCAAACAGATGCTGACGGACGTGGGGATATTTGCCCCCCCATCGTCGTTACCCTCAGCGGTAGACTTACGAGCATGGTGCTCGCCCATTGAAGACCAAATGCAGATCGGTTCATGCACCGCCAATGCCGGGGTTGGGTTGGTCGAGTACTTTGAGCGGCGGGCTTTTGGCAAACATTTGGATGCCTCTCGTCTCTTTCTCTACAAGGTCACTCGAAATTTACTGCATTTGACTGAGGATACGGGAGCCTATCTGAGAACCACAATGGCAGCGATGGCTCTCTTTGGCGTCCCCCCGAAGAATACTGGCCCTACACTGATGTCGATCCCGATTTTAATATCGAACCCAGTGCTTTCTGTTATGCCTTTGGGCAAAGCTATCAAGCCCTCAACTACTACCGTCTTGATCCACCGGGAACGTCAACTGAGAAGCTATTAGAGTGGATCAAACTATTCCTGGCCTATGGTCTTCCGCTAATGTTTGGGTTTACCGTCTATGATGCTATCCGACAAGCCAGCGAGACAGGTAAAATCCCATTCCCAACGCCAGGCGAGAGAATCCTGGGTGGGCACGCTATTGTGGCCGTTGGATACGATGACACGATGAAAATTCAAAATACAAATAGAGGGGGGAAAGAAACGACTGGAGCGCTTCTCATTCGCAATTCTTGGGGAACCGAGTGGGGAGATGAAGGGTATGGCTGGTTACCCTATGACTATGTGTTATACGGACTAGCGAATGACTGGTGGAGCCTGTTGAAGCAAGAATGGGTTGATACTGGGGAATTTGGATTACCGGAGTCGTAAGCGTGAACGTAGAACTCGTGGGTGCAAAACCCACAGTTCTGGAACGCTGCATAACAAAACCAATGGGAGTGGGAGAAGAAGAGTGAGTGGCTGGGGTAGCCTCTATTCCGAAGGCTACCCCGATACTCCATTCATCCATCAAAGAGGGGCACGATCGCCCTTTCCTCACAGTCTCAAGCCGAGGGTTAAACTCCAATCTGCGCACTAATCCATAATGCTGAACACTTTGTTCAATAATTACTAAACATTCAAAAATAATGCACTATAATGAAACTATCCTGGAGTAAAAAAGCCCCTAGTCGTGAGTACACCCTCTTCCTTTGAACACATGCATTTTGTCGAAGAAATGGGGCTGATGTTTGAACTGATGGGTATGCCTCGGATGGCGGGGCGGATTTTTGGTTGGCTGCTCATTTCCGATCCGCCCCAGCAGTCCAGTAGCGACCTCGCCGACGGATTGCAAGCCAGCAAAGGGTCGATTAGCAGCATGACCCGCCTACTCATTCAGATTGGCCTGATCGAACGGGTGGGCATTCCGGGCGATCGCCGTGATTATTTTCAAATTAAGCCCCACGCCTGGGGGCAGCTCATGGAGCAGCAAATCTCGCAAGTCAAGATGTTTCGACAGTTGGCTGAACGGGGATTGCAACTTGTGCAGGATGAGCCGCCTCCTCTTCAAGACCGCTTGAAGGAGATGCACAGCATCTACACCTTTTGGGAGCAGGAGCTTCCCCAAATGTACGATCGCTGGGAGCAGCAGCAATCGTCTGTGCTCTGACCGCTCCATACTTGGAAATCTTGGCTAGTTCAGCCTTGAAATTCTCCCATTGGGTGAATGAATTCATTTGGGCCGCTTCTTAAACTGGAACTAGTGGATGTAATCCTTGTGAAACCACCCCTACCATTGCAAATCATGGACACTATGCCATTACCGTTTGTGGGTAAAGGCCGGAAACCTAACCCCTGGATTATCGGACTCGTTGCAGCGGGACTGGTGGGCACGACATCGGTGGTGCTGCTTCAGGCGCGCAAGCCAACGACAACCGCTGAGCAGATTGCCGAACTGACGATTCCCGTAGAGGCCAGTCCCCTGACGGTGCGAATTCGAGCCAGCGGCACGGTACAGCCCGTGCGAACGGTGAATGTGAGTCCGGCAACGTCTGATATTGTGCAGGAACTCTTTGTAGAACAGGGCGATCGCGTCGAGAAAGGTCAGGTGATTGCCCGCATGAAAAGTGAAAGCACCCAGGCGGAAGTCGCCCAAGCCCAGGCACGGGTTGCCCAGGTTCAAGCCCAACTCGATGAACGACTGGCGGGAAACCGTCCCCAGGATATCGCCCAGGGACAGGCACGGGTGGAGCAAGCCCAAGCCACCGTTGTCCAGGCCGAGTCTCGCTTAAACCTGGCGAATGAACGGGTGGATCGCAACCGCTTTTTGCAAGATCAGGGTGCCGTTTCCCAAGACACCCTGGATGAAGCCCTGAACGAAGCGGCCACAGCACGGGCGAGTTTAGAGCAAAGTCAGGCGGCGTTACGGGAGGCTCAGCGGGCGTTAGATCTGCTGGAAAGCGGCAGCCGAACTGAACAAATTGCTAGTGCACGGGCACAGCTCCAAGAGGCGATCGCCAACCTTGATGCAGCCAATTCTCGTCTTGAGGATACCTACGTGCGTGCGCCGTTTAGCGGGGTGGTGACGCAGCGTTACGCCACGGAAGGCGCGTTTGTGGCCCCCACGACCTCGGCATCCACGGCATCCTCAGCGACATCCTCGGCGATCATTGCCCTCGCGGAAGGTCTGGAGGTTCTAGCAGAAGTGCCCGAAGTGGACATTAGCCAGATTAAACCGGGACAGAAGGTAGAAATCATCGCCGATGCCTATCCTGACGAGGTCTTTGAAGGACGGGTGCGGCTGATTGCCCCGGAAGCGGTGGTGGAACAGAATGTCACCTCGTTTCAGGTGCGGATCGAACTCCTTACCGGGCTGGATAAGCTGCGATCGCAAATGAATGTAGACGTAGAGTTCATCGGCGACCAGCTCGAAAATGCGCTGGTTGTACCGACGGTGGCGATCGTCACCCAGAATGGCGAAACGGGCGTGCTGGTTCCCGATCAGGAGAACCAGATTCGCTTCCAACCGGTAACGCTGGGGCCTGCGGTGGGCAACGAAACCCAAGTGCTGGATGGCGTTAAAGAAGGCGATCGCATTTTTATCGACCTGCCACCAGGACAAAGTTTGGAAAATCTCAACTTTGGGCGTCGTCCGCCTAGCAATGAGGATGGTCAATAAAAAATCCCGTTTCCCTAATACAGATCGGAATCCCACGGAGACTCGGAATGGATATCGGTGAAAGCCTACGGATGGCGGTTAAAACCCTGACAGCGAATAAGCTACGCAGCACGCTCACCATGCTAGGTATC
Above is a window of Synechococcales cyanobacterium T60_A2020_003 DNA encoding:
- a CDS encoding DUF2488 family protein, with amino-acid sequence MTTYYYVLASQRFLLEEEPLDEVLRERIRDYQEKEKEIDFWLVKQPAFLDAPEMASVKAKCPQPAAAIISTNPTFITWLRLRLEYVLTGEFQAPSTTIPDPLASLASVS
- a CDS encoding protease inhibitor I42 family protein, coding for MSEITLTQADNGRTIDIWVGDRLDVNLRENPTTGFQWGIDQNNDEVLRVEGAEYISPTTSPIGGAGQRTFTFIGQQSGTAELRLKLWREWQGESSVVERFTVTIQVHD
- a CDS encoding MarR family transcriptional regulator yields the protein MHFVEEMGLMFELMGMPRMAGRIFGWLLISDPPQQSSSDLADGLQASKGSISSMTRLLIQIGLIERVGIPGDRRDYFQIKPHAWGQLMEQQISQVKMFRQLAERGLQLVQDEPPPLQDRLKEMHSIYTFWEQELPQMYDRWEQQQSSVL
- a CDS encoding efflux RND transporter periplasmic adaptor subunit — protein: MDTMPLPFVGKGRKPNPWIIGLVAAGLVGTTSVVLLQARKPTTTAEQIAELTIPVEASPLTVRIRASGTVQPVRTVNVSPATSDIVQELFVEQGDRVEKGQVIARMKSESTQAEVAQAQARVAQVQAQLDERLAGNRPQDIAQGQARVEQAQATVVQAESRLNLANERVDRNRFLQDQGAVSQDTLDEALNEAATARASLEQSQAALREAQRALDLLESGSRTEQIASARAQLQEAIANLDAANSRLEDTYVRAPFSGVVTQRYATEGAFVAPTTSASTASSATSSAIIALAEGLEVLAEVPEVDISQIKPGQKVEIIADAYPDEVFEGRVRLIAPEAVVEQNVTSFQVRIELLTGLDKLRSQMNVDVEFIGDQLENALVVPTVAIVTQNGETGVLVPDQENQIRFQPVTLGPAVGNETQVLDGVKEGDRIFIDLPPGQSLENLNFGRRPPSNEDGQ